From Halobacillus sp. Marseille-Q1614, the proteins below share one genomic window:
- the pepT gene encoding peptidase T, with the protein MKEELLTRFINYVKIDTQSNLESETTPSTEGQWDLAQKLVDELKEIGMVEVTIDENAYVMATLPATTDENVPVAGFLAHIDTATDFTGKNVKPQVIEDYDGSDIQLNENVVLSPEDFKELSTYKGHTLITTDGTTLLGADNKAGVTEIMTAMHYLIQHPEIKHGKIRVAFTPDEEIGKGPHKFDVERFGADFAYTIDGGPLGELQYESFNAAAAKITFHGNSVHPGTAKGKMLNASKMAVEFINQLPEESAPEHTSDYEGFYHLVSFEGDVEKAQLYYLIRDHDKKKFEDKKTVLESIARHVKAKYGERAVELELEDQYYNMRDKIEPVKEIVDTARQAMENLGIESIIEPIRGGTDGSQLSYMGLPTPNIFTGGENFHGKYEYISLNNMEKAVRVIVEIIRLLAAGNSSK; encoded by the coding sequence ATGAAAGAAGAATTGCTTACCCGATTTATTAACTATGTAAAAATCGATACACAGTCGAATTTAGAAAGTGAAACAACACCTTCAACAGAAGGGCAATGGGATTTGGCGCAAAAGCTAGTTGATGAATTAAAAGAAATCGGAATGGTGGAAGTAACGATTGACGAGAATGCTTACGTTATGGCGACACTTCCTGCGACTACAGATGAAAATGTTCCGGTTGCCGGCTTTTTAGCCCATATCGATACTGCTACTGACTTTACCGGAAAAAATGTGAAGCCGCAGGTCATAGAAGATTATGATGGCAGCGATATTCAATTGAATGAAAATGTGGTACTGTCTCCTGAAGATTTTAAAGAGCTTTCTACATATAAAGGACATACGCTGATTACAACAGATGGAACGACACTGCTTGGGGCGGACAATAAAGCAGGGGTGACAGAAATCATGACAGCTATGCATTACCTTATTCAGCACCCGGAAATTAAGCATGGGAAAATACGTGTCGCCTTCACTCCGGATGAAGAAATCGGAAAAGGCCCTCATAAGTTTGATGTGGAGCGGTTTGGAGCGGACTTTGCTTACACTATCGATGGGGGACCTCTAGGGGAACTGCAATATGAAAGCTTCAACGCGGCTGCTGCTAAAATTACGTTTCATGGAAACAGTGTTCATCCGGGTACTGCTAAAGGAAAAATGCTCAATGCCTCTAAGATGGCCGTTGAATTTATTAATCAGCTTCCTGAAGAATCAGCGCCGGAGCATACGAGTGATTATGAAGGGTTTTATCATCTCGTTTCTTTCGAGGGTGATGTTGAAAAAGCCCAGCTTTACTACTTAATTAGAGATCACGATAAAAAGAAGTTTGAAGATAAGAAAACAGTCCTTGAATCAATTGCCCGGCATGTAAAAGCTAAATACGGCGAAAGAGCTGTGGAGCTTGAGCTTGAAGACCAGTATTACAACATGAGAGACAAAATTGAACCAGTAAAAGAGATTGTCGACACGGCCCGCCAGGCGATGGAGAACCTTGGAATTGAATCGATCATTGAGCCGATCCGCGGAGGAACCGATGGATCTCAGCTATCTTATATGGGACTGCCGACTCCTAACATTTTTACAGGTGGAGAAAATTTTCACGGTAAATACGAATATATTTCTTTAAACAATATGGAAAAGGCTGTGCGTGTAATAGTGGAAATCATCCGGCTGCTAGCTGCAGGAAACTCATCGAAGTGA
- a CDS encoding TerC family protein: MDAQLLIEYGWVLIVLVGLEGILAADNALVLAIMVKHLPEDKRKKALFYGLVGAFILRFASLFVISFLVDVWQVQALGAAYLLFISGKHLYDKWRTKNLAQDEPAEDVEDKKEGSGFWMTVLKVELADLAFAVDSILAAVALAIVLPETPLPDVGSLDGGQFAVILTGGMIGIIIMRFAANVFVNLLHSRPGLEIAAFVIVGWVGVKLVIATLAHPNIQVLDEHFAHSTAWKIIFYTVLVGIAAAGWFLSGKKKTEA; encoded by the coding sequence ATGGATGCTCAATTATTGATCGAGTATGGATGGGTATTAATCGTACTCGTCGGTTTAGAAGGCATACTTGCTGCTGATAATGCTCTTGTTTTAGCTATTATGGTTAAACACCTGCCGGAAGATAAGCGTAAGAAAGCCTTATTTTATGGACTGGTAGGGGCGTTTATTCTTCGATTTGCCTCCTTATTTGTTATCTCATTTCTTGTGGACGTATGGCAGGTGCAAGCGCTCGGTGCCGCGTACTTATTATTTATTTCCGGGAAGCACTTATATGATAAATGGCGCACGAAGAACCTTGCGCAGGATGAACCCGCCGAAGACGTGGAAGATAAAAAGGAAGGTTCAGGCTTCTGGATGACTGTTTTAAAAGTAGAATTGGCTGACTTAGCTTTTGCTGTCGACTCTATTTTAGCAGCAGTAGCATTAGCCATTGTACTTCCAGAGACGCCGCTTCCTGATGTAGGAAGTCTTGATGGAGGACAGTTTGCGGTTATTTTAACGGGTGGTATGATCGGCATCATTATCATGCGTTTCGCAGCAAATGTATTTGTTAACTTACTTCATTCCCGGCCTGGTCTGGAAATTGCGGCCTTTGTCATTGTAGGATGGGTAGGGGTTAAGCTGGTAATTGCTACATTAGCTCACCCTAACATTCAAGTATTGGATGAACACTTTGCTCACTCAACAGCATGGAAGATTATTTTCTATACGGTCCTTGTTGGAATCGCTGCAGCCGGCTGGTTCTTATCAGGGAAAAAGAAAACAGAAGCATAG
- a CDS encoding SE1561 family protein, with amino-acid sequence MGKAANHPADQFIYVKNRIHMLNQVVSTMDPEQIDMDDYNRVLEMLEQLHTKMTRFKKDWQEE; translated from the coding sequence ATGGGAAAAGCTGCGAATCATCCGGCCGACCAGTTTATTTATGTGAAGAATCGGATCCATATGCTCAATCAGGTGGTATCGACAATGGATCCTGAACAAATAGATATGGATGATTACAACCGTGTTCTTGAAATGCTTGAACAGCTTCACACGAAGATGACACGGTTTAAAAAAGATTGGCAGGAGGAGTGA
- a CDS encoding OsmC family protein, whose amino-acid sequence MALHHFHLKADWPGGRNEVGYIESDKLKTKISIPKEMDGPDIGTNPDEMLLGAAATCYIISLGAMIERAGLPLAEMNMDSEGIVDVTDGIFTYKKIIHRPKVYLTNEAGKKELKKLNLLVEKAETSCMISKAIAGNVELELQAETGIK is encoded by the coding sequence ATGGCATTGCATCATTTTCATTTAAAAGCAGATTGGCCGGGAGGACGCAATGAAGTCGGCTATATTGAATCAGACAAACTTAAGACCAAAATATCGATCCCTAAAGAAATGGATGGACCGGATATAGGAACCAATCCCGATGAAATGCTGCTAGGAGCGGCAGCCACCTGCTATATCATCAGCCTCGGAGCAATGATTGAGAGAGCGGGGCTTCCTTTAGCTGAAATGAACATGGACTCTGAAGGTATTGTGGATGTGACGGATGGAATTTTCACTTATAAAAAAATCATCCACCGGCCGAAGGTTTATTTGACGAACGAAGCAGGGAAGAAGGAATTAAAGAAACTAAACCTGCTTGTCGAAAAAGCAGAAACCAGCTGCATGATTTCTAAGGCTATTGCAGGAAATGTAGAGCTTGAGCTGCAGGCTGAGACAGGCATTAAATAA
- a CDS encoding alpha-glucosidase yields MEKVWWKEAIGYQVYPRSFQDSNGDGVGDIQGMIERLDYLQDLGIDFIWVCPMYKSPKDDNGYDISDYQDILGEFGSMYDFDKLLKEVHKRGMKLIIDLVLNHTSDEHPWFIESRSSKDNPKRDWYIWRDGKDGKEPNNWESIFEGSAWEYDEKTDQYYLHLFSKKQPDLNWENEEVRDILFDTVNWWLDKGIDGFRIDAISHIKKREGFPDLPNPEGKPYVSSFDMHMNQEGIHEFLQEFKDKTYGKKNALTVGEANGVSAEEAHQWVGEEGKMDMVFQFEHLDLWDQDAEQQLDVVGLKHALTRWQKALENNGWNALFIENHDKARVVSTWGNDEDYWYESATAMATMYFLMQGTPFIYQGQEIGMTNVAYPSIDDYDDVAAKNLYDNKKAEGLTDEEILPILWSTSRDNSRTPMQWSDEPQAGFTTGQPWIKVNPNYKEINVAKQLKDDDSILSYYKQLISLKKKHELFTYGTYDLLDPEHPQVYAYTRSMEDQTALILTNLTAEQAIFESEDLLTAENLLLSNVKVKDEETTSVELAPYEARVYLF; encoded by the coding sequence ATGGAAAAAGTTTGGTGGAAAGAAGCCATTGGATATCAGGTTTATCCCCGCAGCTTTCAGGATTCAAACGGTGATGGAGTCGGCGATATTCAGGGAATGATTGAGCGCCTCGATTATTTACAGGATCTTGGTATTGATTTTATATGGGTATGTCCGATGTATAAGTCGCCGAAAGACGATAATGGATACGATATTTCCGACTATCAGGATATTCTTGGGGAGTTTGGCAGCATGTATGATTTTGACAAGCTGCTTAAGGAGGTTCATAAACGCGGCATGAAATTAATCATTGATCTTGTGCTTAACCATACGAGTGATGAGCATCCGTGGTTTATTGAGTCTCGCTCCTCAAAAGATAACCCTAAAAGGGACTGGTACATCTGGCGTGACGGCAAAGACGGCAAGGAACCGAATAACTGGGAGAGCATTTTTGAAGGGTCCGCCTGGGAGTACGATGAGAAAACGGATCAGTACTATCTTCACCTTTTTTCGAAAAAACAGCCGGATTTAAACTGGGAAAATGAAGAGGTTCGCGATATTTTATTCGACACGGTCAACTGGTGGCTTGATAAAGGCATTGATGGATTTAGAATCGATGCGATCAGTCATATTAAAAAACGGGAAGGTTTCCCGGACCTGCCGAACCCTGAAGGCAAGCCTTATGTGTCTTCCTTTGATATGCACATGAACCAGGAGGGCATTCATGAGTTTTTACAAGAATTCAAAGACAAGACATATGGAAAGAAAAATGCATTAACCGTCGGTGAGGCCAATGGGGTTAGTGCTGAAGAAGCTCACCAGTGGGTCGGTGAAGAAGGTAAAATGGATATGGTCTTTCAATTTGAGCATTTGGATTTGTGGGACCAGGATGCCGAGCAGCAGCTTGATGTCGTCGGCCTGAAGCATGCCCTTACCCGCTGGCAAAAAGCCTTAGAGAATAACGGCTGGAACGCTCTGTTTATTGAAAACCATGATAAAGCCCGTGTCGTATCGACGTGGGGTAACGATGAAGACTACTGGTACGAAAGTGCAACAGCGATGGCGACGATGTACTTCCTCATGCAGGGAACGCCGTTTATTTATCAGGGACAGGAAATCGGCATGACCAACGTTGCTTACCCTTCCATCGATGATTACGATGACGTGGCCGCGAAAAATCTCTATGATAATAAAAAAGCGGAAGGGCTGACGGATGAAGAGATCCTCCCGATTCTATGGAGTACTTCCAGGGATAACAGCCGCACACCTATGCAGTGGAGCGATGAACCGCAGGCCGGCTTTACGACAGGGCAGCCTTGGATTAAAGTAAACCCGAATTACAAAGAAATCAATGTAGCAAAACAGCTGAAAGATGACGATTCGATCCTATCTTACTACAAGCAATTAATCAGCCTTAAGAAAAAGCATGAGCTGTTCACTTATGGAACATATGATCTTCTCGATCCTGAGCACCCACAAGTGTATGCGTACACCCGCTCAATGGAGGATCAAACCGCCCTTATCCTTACAAACTTAACAGCTGAACAGGCGATTTTTGAAAGTGAAGATCTCCTTACAGCGGAAAATCTTCTGCTTTCCAACGTTAAAGTGAAAGACGAAGAAACAACCTCCGTAGAATTAGCTCCATATGAAGCGAGAGTTTACTTATTCTAA